From the genome of Winogradskyella forsetii, one region includes:
- a CDS encoding mechanosensitive ion channel family protein, with protein MVQDIEHIEEKITESSIWINVKEFLGMHLDIGKDISISIFDILVVITVIFITTILLRLALRLITRKLPPDDKGKFSVVYGYFRWLVYIIILLVTLHSVGVNVTAVFAASAALLIGIGLALQTLFQDIISGVFILVDQTVHVGDIIEIEGKVGRVEEIKLRTTRAVTIDNKVLIIPNHLYLENSLYNWTQNGTITRENVTVGVAYGSDVQLVKKLLLQAARTHDAVISEPEPTVVFTEFGDSSLNFKLVFTLADSFTAQHPKSDIRFEIDKLFRENNVTIPFPQRDIHIISKEK; from the coding sequence ATGGTGCAGGATATAGAACATATTGAAGAAAAGATAACGGAGAGCTCAATTTGGATAAATGTCAAGGAATTTCTAGGAATGCACCTCGATATTGGCAAAGACATCAGTATTTCAATTTTCGATATCTTGGTCGTAATTACAGTCATATTTATAACGACCATATTGTTAAGGTTAGCTTTAAGGCTAATTACACGGAAACTTCCACCTGATGATAAAGGAAAATTCAGTGTGGTTTATGGCTATTTTAGATGGCTGGTTTATATCATCATTCTGTTGGTCACATTGCATAGTGTTGGTGTCAATGTCACGGCGGTATTTGCGGCTTCTGCTGCGCTACTAATTGGTATTGGTTTAGCACTACAGACCTTGTTTCAGGATATTATTTCAGGTGTATTTATATTGGTGGATCAAACCGTACATGTAGGCGATATTATTGAAATTGAAGGTAAGGTTGGTCGTGTTGAAGAAATAAAATTAAGAACAACAAGAGCAGTGACTATAGATAATAAAGTGCTTATTATCCCTAATCATCTGTACTTGGAAAACAGCCTTTACAATTGGACCCAAAACGGTACTATTACGCGCGAAAATGTAACTGTTGGCGTAGCCTACGGAAGTGATGTGCAGCTCGTAAAAAAGTTGTTATTGCAAGCCGCAAGAACGCATGATGCGGTCATTTCAGAACCAGAGCCAACGGTGGTTTTTACTGAGTTCGGCGATAGTTCATTAAATTTTAAACTGGTATTTACTTTAGCGGATAGTTTTACAGCACAGCATCCCAAAAGCGATATTCGTTTTGAAATTGATAAATTATTCAGAGAGAATAATGTTACCATTCCTTTTCCACAGCGCGATATTCATATTATTAGTAAGGAAAAATAA
- a CDS encoding ABC transporter permease yields the protein MNHLPLIIKREYLTKVKNKSFIVMTFLSPLIMIALIAVVAYLSQLNNDKQRTISVLDDTGYLKDVFQDTDNTTYTNLRGLSLNDAISLVKEKENYGLLYVASVDTSDVFSNNIKFYSEESPSLSIISGLEQKIEKRLRDIKLQKDGVTLAQIEASRTDIEIAQESFEGEKTSKIDNIVKLAFGGAAGYLLFMFIIIYGNMIMRSVIEEKTSRIIEVIISSVKPIQLMMGKIIGTSLAGITQFAIWVILGGVLLIVVSSIFGIDLTQVNTPQQEMMNQAMKGDGAQAIAENLIAAIGNLPITNLIIAFMFFFIGGYLLYSSLYAAIGAAVDNETDTQQFMLPILMPLILAVYVGVFTVIEDPHGTVSTVFSFIPLTSPVVMLMRIPFGVPLWQQGLSLLLLIGTFIFAVWFAAKIYRVGILMYGKKPTYKELFKWLKY from the coding sequence ATGAATCATTTACCATTAATTATAAAGCGCGAGTATCTTACAAAAGTGAAGAACAAATCATTTATTGTAATGACGTTTTTAAGTCCTCTCATAATGATTGCGCTCATTGCAGTCGTGGCTTATTTATCGCAATTAAATAATGATAAGCAGCGTACTATTTCAGTATTGGACGACACAGGTTATTTAAAGGATGTGTTTCAGGATACAGATAATACAACTTATACCAATTTAAGGGGTTTAAGTTTGAACGATGCTATATCATTAGTTAAAGAAAAGGAGAATTATGGATTGCTTTATGTTGCTAGTGTTGATACTTCAGATGTATTTTCAAATAACATAAAATTTTATTCTGAAGAATCCCCTTCATTAAGTATTATATCTGGATTAGAGCAAAAGATTGAAAAGCGTTTAAGGGATATAAAGCTTCAAAAAGATGGGGTCACACTTGCCCAGATTGAAGCTTCTAGAACAGATATCGAAATTGCTCAAGAGAGCTTTGAGGGCGAAAAGACCTCTAAAATAGATAATATTGTAAAGCTAGCGTTTGGAGGTGCAGCTGGTTATTTATTGTTCATGTTTATCATTATTTATGGAAACATGATAATGCGAAGTGTAATAGAGGAAAAAACGAGTCGGATTATTGAAGTTATTATTTCATCTGTTAAACCGATTCAATTAATGATGGGGAAAATAATAGGTACATCATTGGCAGGTATCACCCAATTTGCTATTTGGGTAATTCTGGGAGGTGTTTTACTGATTGTGGTATCTTCAATTTTCGGAATCGATTTAACCCAAGTCAATACACCGCAGCAAGAAATGATGAACCAGGCTATGAAAGGGGATGGAGCACAGGCTATAGCAGAGAATTTAATAGCAGCTATCGGGAATTTACCAATAACCAACCTTATCATAGCATTTATGTTTTTCTTCATTGGAGGTTATCTACTTTACAGTTCACTTTACGCAGCAATTGGTGCTGCAGTCGATAACGAAACAGATACACAGCAGTTTATGTTGCCAATTTTAATGCCGTTAATTTTGGCGGTTTATGTTGGTGTTTTTACAGTTATTGAAGATCCACATGGCACAGTTTCAACCGTTTTTTCATTTATTCCGTTGACATCTCCTGTGGTCATGCTTATGCGAATTCCGTTTGGAGTACCGCTTTGGCAGCAAGGATTATCCTTATTGCTTTTAATAGGTACATTCATTTTTGCGGTTTGGTTTGCCGCTAAAATCTACCGTGTCGGTATTTTAATGTATGGTAAAAAACCGACTTATAAGGAACTATTTAAATGGTTGAAATATTAA
- a CDS encoding ABC transporter ATP-binding protein: protein MNDLLVANSVSKNFGKFKALNQVSIAVPKGSIFGLLGPNGAGKTTLIRIINQITMPDEGSVHLDGQPLKPEHIRDIGYLPEERGLYKSMKVGEQCLYLAQLKGLSKSEARTRLKYWFEKLEIGDWWNKKIQELSKGQAQKIQFIVTVLHQPKLLIFDEPFSGFDPINANLIKDEILQLRDEGATVIFSTHRMESVEELCDHIALIHKSNKVLDGKLNDIKRQYKTNTFEVGLQSLNREKVLSEIQNTFEVLPATFKNLNDDIKLNIKLGEQTSPNDLLSFLTSKAEVHHFVEVIPSASDIFIQTVKNN from the coding sequence ATGAATGACTTATTAGTTGCTAATTCCGTTTCTAAAAACTTCGGAAAATTTAAAGCGCTAAATCAAGTATCTATCGCTGTGCCAAAAGGTAGCATCTTTGGTTTACTCGGTCCAAATGGTGCAGGAAAAACCACATTGATCCGAATAATCAATCAAATCACCATGCCAGACGAAGGTTCTGTTCATTTAGATGGTCAGCCTTTAAAGCCAGAACATATAAGGGATATTGGCTATTTACCTGAAGAGCGCGGCTTGTATAAGTCAATGAAAGTTGGCGAACAATGCTTGTATTTGGCACAATTAAAAGGCTTGAGTAAATCTGAAGCACGAACAAGATTAAAATATTGGTTCGAGAAGTTAGAAATTGGAGATTGGTGGAACAAAAAAATACAAGAATTAAGTAAAGGGCAAGCACAAAAAATACAGTTTATCGTCACGGTTTTGCACCAACCAAAATTATTGATATTTGATGAACCATTTTCGGGTTTCGACCCTATAAATGCAAATTTAATAAAAGATGAAATTTTACAGTTAAGAGATGAAGGTGCAACGGTAATTTTTTCGACACATCGAATGGAATCGGTTGAAGAACTTTGCGATCATATAGCCTTGATTCATAAGTCCAATAAGGTATTAGATGGAAAATTAAATGATATAAAGCGTCAATATAAAACCAACACCTTTGAAGTTGGTTTACAATCTTTGAATAGAGAAAAGGTGCTATCTGAAATTCAAAATACGTTTGAAGTGCTTCCGGCAACCTTCAAGAATTTGAATGATGATATTAAATTGAATATTAAATTGGGAGAACAGACTTCGCCAAATGATTTGCTCTCATTTTTAACCTCAAAAGCAGAGGTGCATCACTTTGTGGAAGTGATTCCTTCCGCTAGCGATATTTTTATTCAAACTGTAAAAAATAATTAA
- the dnaJ gene encoding molecular chaperone DnaJ, which yields MKEDYYDILGISKGASDAEIKKAYRKMALKHHPDKNPDDKEAEEKFKKAAEAYEVLSNADKKARYDQFGHQAFEGNGGFGGGGMNMDDIFSQFGDIFGGAFGGGGGFSGFGGGGRQRVVKGSNLRIRVTLSLEDVANGVEKKIKVKRKVQAPGTTYKTCSTCNGSGQVTRVTNTILGRMQTATACPTCGGAGQSIDKKPSDADANGLKVSEETVAVKIPAGVVDGMQLKVTGKGNDAPGNGIAGDLLVAIQEEDHPTLKREGDNLHYDMYVSIPDAVLGNSKEIDTVTGKVRIKIEPGVQSGKILRLRGKGIPSINGYGKGDLLVHVNVWTPKTLNKKQKAFFESMKEDEHFEPKPESSDKSFFEKVKDMFS from the coding sequence ATGAAAGAAGATTATTACGACATATTAGGAATTAGTAAAGGAGCATCTGATGCCGAAATTAAGAAAGCCTATCGAAAAATGGCTTTGAAGCATCATCCCGATAAAAATCCTGATGATAAAGAAGCAGAGGAAAAGTTCAAAAAAGCAGCAGAGGCTTATGAGGTTTTAAGTAACGCAGATAAAAAAGCGCGTTACGACCAATTTGGCCATCAAGCCTTTGAAGGTAATGGAGGCTTTGGCGGCGGCGGAATGAACATGGATGATATCTTCAGTCAGTTCGGAGACATTTTTGGAGGTGCTTTTGGCGGCGGAGGCGGATTCAGCGGCTTCGGCGGTGGCGGCCGACAACGTGTTGTTAAAGGGAGCAATTTACGTATTCGCGTTACTTTATCCTTGGAAGATGTGGCGAATGGTGTAGAAAAGAAGATAAAAGTAAAACGAAAAGTTCAAGCTCCTGGCACCACTTATAAAACATGTAGTACCTGTAATGGTTCTGGTCAGGTAACTAGAGTGACCAATACCATTTTAGGTAGGATGCAAACAGCAACGGCCTGTCCAACTTGTGGAGGAGCTGGTCAGAGTATAGATAAAAAACCGTCTGATGCTGATGCAAATGGTTTAAAAGTTTCGGAAGAAACCGTAGCTGTTAAAATACCAGCAGGTGTTGTCGATGGGATGCAACTTAAGGTGACAGGTAAAGGTAATGACGCACCAGGTAATGGCATTGCAGGTGATTTATTAGTGGCGATTCAAGAAGAAGATCATCCAACCTTGAAGCGAGAAGGTGATAATCTGCATTACGATATGTACGTGAGTATACCAGATGCTGTTTTAGGAAATTCCAAGGAAATTGATACCGTAACCGGAAAAGTGAGAATAAAAATTGAACCAGGTGTACAGTCTGGTAAAATATTAAGATTACGTGGTAAAGGCATCCCTAGTATCAATGGTTATGGAAAAGGGGATTTGTTGGTGCATGTTAATGTTTGGACACCAAAGACTTTGAATAAAAAGCAGAAAGCATTTTTTGAAAGCATGAAGGAAGACGAGCATTTTGAGCCTAAACCAGAGAGCTCTGATAAATCGTTTTTTGAAAAAGTAAAAGATATGTTTTCATAA
- a CDS encoding nucleotide exchange factor GrpE gives MSKKDKDSKVEDPQVEDQTTTTAEAEADAPKELRSPEEQLQDQLVAEKDKFMRLFAEFENYKKRTTKERIELFKTAGQDVMVSMLPILDDFERGLMHIEDDKEAEELRKGVLLIYNKLVNTLEQKGLSKIDIKQGDTFNADEHEAITQIPAPNEDLKGKIIDVVERGYKLGDKVIRFPKVVIGQ, from the coding sequence ATGAGTAAAAAAGATAAAGACAGTAAGGTTGAAGATCCTCAAGTTGAAGATCAAACAACTACTACAGCAGAAGCAGAAGCGGATGCACCAAAAGAATTAAGATCTCCAGAAGAACAATTGCAGGATCAATTGGTCGCTGAGAAAGATAAATTTATGCGTTTGTTCGCTGAATTTGAAAACTATAAAAAACGGACGACCAAAGAGCGTATAGAATTATTTAAAACAGCAGGCCAAGATGTTATGGTCTCAATGTTGCCTATTTTAGATGATTTTGAGCGCGGCCTGATGCATATTGAAGACGATAAGGAAGCCGAGGAATTAAGAAAAGGGGTGTTGTTAATCTATAATAAGTTAGTCAACACTTTAGAGCAAAAAGGTTTGTCTAAAATTGATATAAAACAAGGAGACACGTTTAATGCGGATGAGCACGAAGCGATAACTCAAATTCCTGCGCCTAATGAAGATTTAAAAGGGAAAATAATCGATGTCGTTGAACGCGGTTATAAATTGGGAGATAAGGTCATTCGATTTCCGAAAGTAGTTATTGGTCAATAA
- a CDS encoding YceI family protein, translating to MKTYFLRIFTLVALISFSSCGEKAKEAETKEAEEAAVAKETAVTYMVNTDKSTIHWTGSKPTGTHNGTIAIKEGKFSLADGDIESGNFTIDMNSIVVSDIPEEDEKNGQLAGHLKSPDFFNVEAHPAAMFEVTGMSTVDGKTMLSGNLTLKEKTNNISIPVSTEMKDDMMTLTSETFTIDRSKWNVEYGSKSFFDDLGDKFISDDIELKVDLVASKA from the coding sequence ATGAAAACTTATTTTTTACGAATTTTTACACTAGTCGCTTTAATTTCTTTTTCAAGCTGCGGCGAAAAAGCAAAAGAAGCTGAAACAAAAGAGGCCGAAGAGGCTGCTGTAGCAAAAGAAACGGCAGTAACTTACATGGTAAATACAGACAAATCCACTATCCATTGGACAGGGTCTAAACCAACTGGAACCCACAATGGTACTATTGCCATAAAAGAAGGAAAGTTTAGTCTTGCAGATGGTGATATTGAGAGTGGTAATTTTACCATTGATATGAATAGTATTGTGGTTAGCGATATACCTGAAGAAGATGAAAAGAATGGACAATTAGCTGGACACCTTAAAAGTCCTGACTTTTTTAACGTAGAAGCACATCCTGCTGCTATGTTTGAAGTAACTGGCATGTCTACAGTAGATGGAAAAACGATGCTTTCCGGGAACTTAACTTTAAAGGAAAAAACCAACAACATTAGTATTCCTGTAAGTACAGAAATGAAAGATGATATGATGACATTAACAAGTGAGACTTTCACTATTGACCGTTCTAAGTGGAATGTAGAATATGGTTCTAAATCATTTTTTGATGATTTAGGTGATAAATTCATCAGTGATGATATTGAACTGAAAGTAGATTTAGTTGCTAGTAAAGCTTAA
- a CDS encoding DUF5723 family protein — translation MKYTKLLTAFLFLLSLNLSSAQSYVGHSVDNYSGVHGVIYNPANVVGSKVKADINLVSASVFGGSDYFGINISDIISSDGGFDFEDDAETFSSNANNFFFNADILGPSFMFNLSKKSSIGIITRVRANLNINNINGELYEAVADDFDSDDDFDFDSQNLNGTIHAWAEVGLTYGRILIDQPNHLLKGGVTLKYLQGAGSVFMSSPGLQGSYDASAEMLTSQGELNYGVTHDVDGEDDFDFSNLTAGFGFDVGFSYQWNSKVDSETDSLPSYKKPYRLKVGVSVTDIGSISYDDAVLNNYDLNANASTANYEDDVEDFLESNYNGVETRETANIKLPTALHLLVDYRLAKKWFVSAQANLSMVEKNADLSTSVINTVTVAPRLETKWFSFYAPLSFREYGDVSFGGGIRLGPLTVGSGSVFTNLLSDSSKTTDVYLGLKIPLYR, via the coding sequence ATGAAGTATACTAAACTCTTAACCGCTTTTTTATTTCTATTATCGCTTAATCTTTCTTCCGCCCAAAGCTACGTTGGGCATTCCGTTGACAATTATTCAGGAGTGCATGGCGTCATTTATAATCCTGCTAATGTTGTAGGATCTAAAGTAAAAGCTGACATCAACCTTGTTTCTGCCAGTGTTTTTGGTGGTAGTGATTATTTTGGCATTAATATCAGTGACATTATAAGTTCCGATGGTGGATTTGATTTTGAAGATGATGCAGAAACATTTTCCAGTAATGCCAATAACTTTTTCTTTAATGCAGATATACTTGGACCTTCCTTTATGTTTAATTTAAGCAAAAAAAGTAGCATCGGAATTATTACTAGAGTAAGGGCAAACCTAAACATTAATAATATTAACGGTGAGCTATACGAAGCTGTTGCTGACGATTTTGATTCTGATGATGATTTTGATTTTGATTCCCAAAATTTGAACGGTACCATACACGCTTGGGCAGAAGTAGGGTTAACCTATGGCAGAATCCTTATAGATCAACCAAATCATCTTTTAAAAGGTGGTGTGACTTTAAAATATCTTCAAGGTGCAGGAAGTGTGTTTATGAGCAGTCCAGGATTACAAGGGAGTTATGATGCGTCTGCAGAAATGCTTACCAGCCAAGGGGAGTTGAATTATGGCGTTACCCATGACGTCGACGGAGAGGATGATTTTGACTTTAGTAACCTTACTGCTGGCTTTGGCTTTGATGTTGGCTTTTCATACCAATGGAATTCTAAAGTTGATTCAGAAACAGACAGTTTACCCAGTTACAAGAAGCCCTACAGATTAAAAGTAGGCGTGTCAGTTACAGATATTGGATCCATAAGTTACGACGATGCCGTCCTTAATAATTATGATCTAAATGCAAATGCAAGTACAGCAAATTACGAAGACGACGTAGAGGATTTTTTAGAATCCAATTATAACGGCGTAGAGACTAGGGAGACTGCAAATATAAAACTACCTACAGCTTTGCACTTGCTTGTAGATTACAGATTGGCTAAAAAATGGTTTGTAAGTGCACAAGCCAACTTATCCATGGTTGAGAAAAATGCGGATTTAAGCACTTCTGTAATTAATACAGTGACCGTTGCACCACGATTAGAGACGAAATGGTTTAGCTTTTACGCCCCACTAAGTTTTAGGGAATATGGAGATGTATCATTTGGAGGCGGTATTCGTTTAGGACCTTTAACGGTTGGATCTGGTTCGGTTTTTACAAACTTACTATCAGACAGCTCCAAAACTACAGATGTTTATTTGGGTTTAAAGATTCCGCTATATAGATAG
- a CDS encoding response regulator — MIRLAIAEDHQSLIDGIKLLIKYEEDIEIVGTANDGEKLLELVRLKEPKVVITDIRMPKMDGIVATKIIKEEFPHTKVIGFTMYDQKDAIRQMLEAGASGYLLKNSPLEELLIAIRSVANGLQYFDSNIEHKVDSNTQKQSKGLLTKRQKEILGLVAQGKTSREIADELFIGIHTVDTHRKNMIRILGLHGKGELMRYALEKKYRF, encoded by the coding sequence ATGATACGATTAGCCATCGCAGAAGATCATCAATCCTTAATTGATGGTATAAAATTATTAATTAAATATGAAGAAGATATCGAGATTGTAGGTACGGCTAATGATGGTGAGAAATTACTTGAACTCGTGCGTTTGAAAGAACCTAAAGTTGTGATTACTGATATTAGAATGCCTAAAATGGATGGCATCGTGGCTACAAAAATAATAAAAGAAGAGTTCCCGCACACTAAGGTTATTGGCTTTACCATGTATGACCAGAAGGATGCCATAAGACAGATGTTAGAAGCAGGTGCTTCGGGTTATTTACTTAAAAACTCACCACTGGAAGAGTTATTGATTGCTATAAGGTCTGTAGCCAATGGCTTACAGTATTTTGATTCTAACATTGAGCATAAAGTCGATTCCAATACCCAAAAACAATCTAAAGGTTTGCTCACAAAAAGGCAAAAAGAAATATTAGGCCTAGTGGCACAAGGCAAAACTTCTCGAGAAATTGCCGACGAACTTTTTATTGGCATACATACCGTGGATACACATCGTAAAAATATGATCAGAATACTTGGATTGCATGGTAAAGGTGAATTAATGCGCTATGCTTTGGAAAAGAAATACAGGTTTTAG
- a CDS encoding tetratricopeptide repeat-containing sensor histidine kinase: MTIFLRFFIIFLFTSFGYAQGNSENLLVKWNNGSLDHSIRADAYRKYIYDDYIGNKTDSAYAMTLNLLDFTKRHNLSKQRADALILLSDIERMFGNNDKSTKCLNESLTLYKALNDNRGIAMAINGLGVSYRRIYKLDEAKEYFERSLEISEEVGDTLLISKALVNIGNVYLWRYKNDEALKYYEKSRVFAIASKDKFQEALITINVAAALIQKKEYELSKKEIKKALSIGEEIENYNILANAYRNISQIYYNKKMPDSLLVSANKMLNYAEKISLTKEIDGAYFFLFHAYKLKKDFDNTIKYYDLRKQQRTTIDDITSSNTLERIKIDKQRAQDSLVNVTHTLKSEMLYQKQKSNLIMGWGGSLSALSIFAFLIFRNTKRKQQKAERERQEQIEEKEKILKDLEISTIDAMVKGQEKERERLAADLHDSVGATLAAAKLQFDYLMKNQMNTEQSEELVKKTSTLLEEAYVEIRSMAHVKNSGVMAKNGLLPAVEKLSSNASGINGLTIEVQSFGLEQRLDNSLEISIFRIIQELVTNIIKHANATKGYVHLTNHDENLNIMIEDNGVGFDPKQINLKNDGMGINSIDRRVEHLEGTLTIESEKNKGTTVIIDIPL; encoded by the coding sequence ATGACCATATTTCTGAGATTTTTTATAATTTTTCTTTTTACATCTTTTGGATACGCTCAAGGAAACTCTGAAAACTTATTAGTTAAATGGAATAACGGAAGCTTAGATCACTCAATCAGGGCTGACGCTTATAGAAAGTACATATATGACGATTACATTGGAAATAAAACGGATAGTGCCTACGCCATGACTTTAAATCTGCTCGATTTTACTAAGAGGCACAACCTATCTAAACAAAGAGCAGACGCCTTGATATTATTGAGTGATATTGAACGGATGTTTGGTAATAATGATAAGTCCACCAAATGCTTAAACGAGAGTTTAACCCTATACAAAGCGCTGAATGACAACAGAGGTATAGCCATGGCAATTAATGGTTTAGGCGTTTCATATAGACGAATCTATAAACTAGATGAAGCAAAAGAATATTTCGAAAGAAGCTTGGAAATCAGTGAAGAAGTTGGTGATACCTTACTTATATCTAAGGCATTAGTTAATATTGGAAATGTTTATCTATGGCGTTATAAAAATGATGAAGCTCTTAAATATTATGAAAAAAGCAGGGTTTTCGCCATTGCTTCAAAAGATAAGTTTCAAGAAGCGTTAATTACAATAAATGTTGCTGCTGCTCTTATTCAGAAAAAGGAATATGAATTATCTAAAAAGGAAATCAAAAAAGCGCTAAGTATAGGTGAGGAAATAGAAAATTACAATATTCTGGCAAATGCCTATAGAAATATTTCCCAAATCTATTATAATAAGAAAATGCCTGATAGCTTATTAGTGTCGGCAAATAAAATGTTGAACTATGCAGAGAAAATTTCCTTAACAAAAGAAATTGATGGCGCTTATTTTTTTCTTTTTCACGCATACAAATTAAAAAAGGACTTTGATAATACAATTAAATATTATGATTTAAGAAAGCAGCAACGCACTACCATTGACGACATCACATCCTCAAATACGCTAGAACGAATTAAAATAGACAAGCAGAGAGCACAAGATAGTTTAGTAAACGTGACGCATACCCTGAAGTCAGAAATGTTATATCAGAAACAAAAATCAAATCTGATAATGGGTTGGGGAGGCAGCTTATCAGCATTATCAATTTTTGCGTTTTTGATTTTCCGAAATACTAAAAGAAAACAGCAAAAAGCAGAACGAGAGCGCCAAGAGCAGATTGAAGAAAAAGAAAAGATTTTAAAAGATCTCGAAATTTCAACTATTGATGCCATGGTAAAAGGTCAGGAAAAGGAAAGAGAACGCTTAGCGGCAGATTTACATGATAGTGTTGGGGCAACTTTGGCGGCTGCTAAATTGCAATTCGATTATCTTATGAAAAATCAAATGAATACAGAGCAATCCGAAGAATTAGTAAAAAAGACAAGTACGCTTTTGGAGGAAGCTTACGTGGAAATACGATCTATGGCACATGTAAAAAATTCTGGTGTCATGGCTAAAAATGGCTTATTGCCTGCTGTAGAAAAATTATCCTCAAACGCATCGGGAATCAACGGGCTGACAATTGAGGTCCAAAGTTTTGGTTTAGAACAACGTTTGGACAATTCGCTGGAAATTTCAATTTTTAGAATTATTCAAGAATTAGTGACCAATATTATTAAGCATGCCAATGCAACTAAAGGCTATGTTCATTTAACCAATCACGACGAAAATTTAAACATAATGATAGAGGATAATGGCGTAGGTTTTGACCCAAAGCAGATCAACCTTAAAAATGATGGTATGGGAATCAATAGTATAGATAGACGTGTTGAGCATTTAGAAGGAACTTTAACTATTGAGTCTGAGAAGAATAAAGGAACCACAGTAATAATAGACATTCCATTATGA
- a CDS encoding pyrophosphohydrolase domain-containing protein: protein MQDKINAVKAFHTAFKIGHRETPKADLGLEKNMLRYKLMREENEEYLEAANDNDLVEVADALGDMLYILCGTIIEHGMQHKIEEVFEEIQRSNMSKLDADGEPIYREDGKVLKGPNYFKPHIKEILER, encoded by the coding sequence ATGCAAGACAAAATAAATGCGGTAAAAGCATTTCATACGGCTTTTAAAATTGGACATCGAGAAACACCTAAAGCCGACTTAGGCCTCGAAAAAAACATGCTACGTTATAAACTAATGCGAGAGGAGAATGAGGAATATCTTGAAGCTGCCAACGACAATGATTTGGTTGAAGTTGCTGATGCTTTGGGTGATATGCTTTACATTTTATGCGGCACAATTATAGAACATGGTATGCAGCATAAAATTGAGGAAGTCTTTGAAGAAATACAACGCAGCAACATGAGCAAATTAGACGCTGATGGGGAACCTATTTACAGAGAAGATGGTAAAGTTTTAAAAGGGCCGAACTATTTTAAACCGCATATAAAGGAAATTTTGGAGCGGTAG
- a CDS encoding branched-chain amino acid aminotransferase, translated as MPINTHNIHVEKAETSKITGVDFSKLDFGRVFTDHMFVCDYEDGKWQTPKITPYQAMTFEPSARVFHYGQAVFEGMKAYKDEDGKVFLFRPKQNFDRINKSAGRLAMPAFPENYFFEGLEALLKLDQEWIKTGVGNSLYIRPFVIATEPAISASPASMYRFMIICSPAQSYYNAAVRVLIADHYSRSANGGVGAAKAAGNYAAQFYPTSLAQQKGFQQVVWTDADTHSFLEEAGTMNVFFRVNDKLITAPTSDRILDGITRKSIIQLAEDLGITCEVRQVTVEEIKKAAKEGSLKEVFGAGTAAVISPISAFQHHDDLFEIPGVGAEDSYAKLFKKSLLDIQHNLADDVHDWRYEVK; from the coding sequence ATGCCGATTAATACCCATAACATCCATGTTGAAAAAGCAGAAACGTCTAAAATTACTGGGGTTGATTTTAGTAAATTAGACTTTGGTCGCGTGTTTACGGATCATATGTTCGTCTGTGATTATGAGGATGGTAAATGGCAAACGCCGAAAATAACACCTTATCAAGCCATGACTTTTGAACCTTCAGCTCGTGTGTTTCATTATGGCCAAGCGGTTTTTGAAGGTATGAAAGCCTACAAGGATGAAGACGGAAAGGTGTTTCTTTTTAGACCGAAACAAAATTTTGATAGAATCAACAAATCTGCCGGACGTTTAGCTATGCCTGCTTTTCCGGAGAATTATTTTTTTGAGGGTTTAGAAGCGTTACTGAAATTAGACCAGGAGTGGATTAAAACAGGCGTTGGTAATTCATTGTACATTCGTCCATTTGTCATCGCAACCGAACCCGCAATTTCCGCTTCACCTGCAAGTATGTACCGATTTATGATTATTTGCTCACCTGCGCAGTCTTATTATAATGCCGCTGTACGCGTATTAATTGCAGATCATTATAGTCGTTCGGCCAATGGTGGTGTTGGAGCGGCAAAAGCAGCTGGTAATTACGCAGCACAGTTTTACCCAACGAGTTTGGCCCAACAAAAAGGCTTCCAGCAAGTGGTTTGGACCGATGCTGATACCCATTCATTCCTTGAAGAAGCGGGAACCATGAATGTGTTTTTCAGAGTCAATGACAAGTTGATTACAGCACCTACAAGCGACCGGATTTTGGATGGTATTACCAGAAAAAGTATCATTCAATTAGCTGAGGATTTAGGAATTACCTGTGAGGTAAGGCAAGTCACTGTTGAAGAAATCAAAAAAGCCGCTAAAGAGGGAAGTTTAAAGGAAGTTTTTGGCGCAGGAACAGCGGCAGTTATTAGTCCTATTTCAGCATTTCAACATCATGACGATTTATTTGAAATCCCTGGCGTTGGTGCTGAAGATTCTTATGCTAAACTTTTTAAGAAATCCTTATTGGATATTCAACATAATTTGGCCGATGATGTCCATGATTGGAGATATGAGGTGAAGTAA